Proteins from a single region of Metallibacterium scheffleri:
- a CDS encoding NAD(P)-dependent oxidoreductase, whose product MCAWQVRIRIAHNHASGATNGSPGPRHYRHPDQESQRMSTLQVGFVGLGAMGVPMARHLHARGLLTAVANRTPAKAQALALELGVAAPDTLAQLAAACDVIALCVTADADVLGCVQALRPGLRQDAIVIDHSTVAPATAQRAAALLREAGARFLDAPVSGGVEGARNGKLSVMVGGDEATLEHARVVLESYAARVTWMGATGSGQATKAVNQVLVAGIAAAVCEGLALGAALGLQAERLLPTLAAGAAGNWFLDKRGATMLRGEFGVGFKLGLLHKDLGIVQGIARAAGTEHSVVDKALADYAALMAAGHADEDISALIRLKHAPVRGA is encoded by the coding sequence TTGTGCGCTTGGCAAGTACGCATCCGCATCGCGCACAATCACGCATCGGGCGCCACGAACGGTTCGCCCGGCCCCCGGCACTACCGCCATCCAGATCAGGAATCGCAACGCATGAGCACTTTGCAAGTCGGATTCGTCGGACTCGGGGCAATGGGCGTGCCCATGGCCCGCCACCTGCACGCACGCGGCCTGCTGACCGCCGTCGCCAACCGCACGCCGGCCAAGGCGCAGGCGCTCGCGCTCGAACTCGGCGTGGCCGCGCCGGACACGCTGGCGCAGCTCGCCGCGGCGTGCGATGTGATCGCCCTGTGCGTCACGGCTGATGCCGACGTGCTCGGCTGCGTGCAGGCGCTGCGTCCGGGTTTGCGCCAGGACGCGATCGTGATCGACCACAGCACGGTGGCGCCGGCAACCGCGCAGCGCGCGGCGGCGCTGCTGCGCGAGGCCGGTGCGCGGTTTCTGGATGCGCCGGTATCCGGCGGCGTGGAGGGCGCGCGCAATGGCAAACTCTCGGTGATGGTCGGCGGCGACGAGGCCACGCTGGAGCACGCGCGCGTCGTGCTGGAAAGTTACGCCGCGCGCGTCACCTGGATGGGCGCCACGGGCAGCGGCCAGGCCACCAAGGCGGTGAACCAGGTGCTGGTGGCCGGCATCGCCGCGGCGGTGTGCGAGGGCTTGGCGCTGGGCGCGGCGCTGGGACTGCAAGCGGAACGCCTGCTGCCGACACTGGCGGCGGGCGCCGCCGGCAACTGGTTCCTGGACAAGCGCGGCGCGACGATGCTGCGCGGCGAGTTCGGCGTCGGCTTCAAGCTCGGCCTGCTGCACAAGGACCTGGGCATCGTGCAGGGCATCGCACGCGCCGCCGGCACCGAGCACAGCGTCGTCGACAAGGCGCTGGCCGACTACGCCGCGCTGATGGCCGCCGGCCACGCCGACGAGGACATCTCGGCGCTGATCCGGCTGAAGCACGCGCCAGTGCGCGGAGCCTGA